In Amaranthus tricolor cultivar Red isolate AtriRed21 chromosome 3, ASM2621246v1, whole genome shotgun sequence, a single window of DNA contains:
- the LOC130809085 gene encoding probable apyrase 6, protein MHQRHRKPKFEANSVSDPKMEPQSIKSFQFRQNPNPRSSSFYKTLKNQPKLNFITISIFCIAFSFVFYLLFVLFRHKTPYNGRKFGIIIDGGSTGSRIHVFEYRIEAGVPRFDFTPNGHASLKVNPGLSSFEDDPEGAGESLVKLLDFGKRIVPRELWGDTEIKLMATAGLRLLDLKVQDRILESCRRVLRSSGLKFRDDWALIITGSDEGLYAWIVANYALGTLGGDPYLTTGIIELGGASAQVTFVSKESVPPEFSRSLKYGNATYHLYSNSLLHFGQNVAFDSLKELLVSTGIKSATESSDKELIMDPCTPKGYAQATKSFNFSPDSVAKKYSSTFHAIGNFSECRATALKLLHRGKDDCSYHHCSLGATFMPKLHGRFLATENFFHTSQFFGLAPEAVLSDVLNAGQQFCEDDWSNIRKKYASLEAENILHYCFSSAYIVALLHDSLGVALDDRRIGYTNKVDNISLDWALGAFILQTTEANNGANHWWIASLTSDIFSNVFLITGAFILLIFAACYISQWRKPYFKTIYDLEKGRYIKTRINR, encoded by the exons ATGCACCAACGACATCGTAAGCCTAAATTCGAAGCAAACTCTGTCTCAGATCCCAAGATGGAGCCTCAATCTATCAAATCCTTTCAATTTAGGCAAAACCCCAATCCTAGATCAAGTTCCTTctacaaaaccctaaaaaatcaacCTAAGTTGAACTTTATAACCATTTCtatcttttgcattgcattttCCTTTGTTTTCTATCTGTTATTTGTCCTTTTCCGGCATAAAACTCCGTATAATGGTCGGAAATTTGGGATTATTATCGATGGAGGTAGTACTGGGTCTAGAATTCATGTTTTTGAGTATAGGATTGAAGCTGGGGTGCCAAGATTTGATTTTACACCTAATGGGCACGCATCTTTAAAGGTGAATCCGGGTCTGTCGTCTTTTGAGGATGATCCTGAAGGAGCTGGCGAGTCGTTGGTGAAGCTGTTAGATTTTGGGAAGAGAATTGTGCCTAGAGAATTGTGGGGAGATACTGAGATTAAGTTAATGGCCACTGCTGGGCTCCGGCTGCTCGATTTGAAAGTTCAGGATCGGATTCTGGAGTCCTGCCGTAGAGTTTTGAGGTCGTCAGGGTTGAAGTTTCGTGATGACTGGGCATTGATCATCACAG GATCAGATGAAGGTTTATATGCTTGGATTGTGGCAAATTATGCACTTGGCACTCTTGGAGGGGACCCTTACTTAACAACTGGTATCATTGAGCTTGGTGGGGCTTCTGCTCAG GTCACATTTGTCTCGAAAGAATCAGTGCCTCCTGAGTTTTCTCGTTCACTTAAATATGGAAATGCAACCTACCATCTCTACAGCAACAGTTTGCTTCATTTCGGTCAG AATGTAGCCTTTGATTCACTGAAGGAATTACTTGTTTCAACTGGTATAAAGTCGG CTACTGAGTCTTCTGACAAGGAACTAATAATGGATCCCTGTACTCCTAAGGGATATGCTCAGGCCACTAAATCGTTTAACTTTTCTCCCGATTCTGTTGCCAAAAAGTATTCGTCTACATTTCATGCTATTGGGAACTTCTCAGAGTGCAGAGCTACTGCCTTGAAGCTCTTACATAGAGGCAAAG ATGATTGCTCTTATCATCACTGTAGTTTGGGTGCCACATTCATGCCTAAGCTGCATGGAAGATTTTTGGCTACTGAGAATTTTTTTCACACTTCCCAG TTCTTTGGTTTAGCTCCAGAAGCCGTTCTTTCTGATGTATTGAATGCTGGTCAACAATTTTGTGAAGACGACTGGTCAAATATCCGAAagaaatatgcttcacttgaagcggAAAATATCTTACATTACTGCTTCTCTTCGGCCTACATTGTCGCTCTTTTACATGATAGCCTTGGTGTTGCCTTAGATGACAGAAG GATTGGATACACCAATAAGGTTGATAATATTTCTCTCGATTGGGCGTTAGGTGCTTTTATCTTGCAAACAACAGAAGCCAACAATGGAGCTAACCATTGGTGGATTGCCTCTTTAACCAGTGACATCTTTTCTAATGTTTTCTTGATTACTGGTGCCTTTATCTTGTTAATATTTGCTGCCTGTTATATATCTCAATGGAGAAAACCATACTTCAAAACCATTTATGATTTGGAGAAAGGACGGTACATAAAGACTCGCATTAACAGGTGA
- the LOC130809086 gene encoding salicylic acid-binding protein 2-like, with product MAASGINLKNINQLQTLRDYSEPLIQFMSSLPDDQKVVLVGHSLGGMNIALAMEMFPHKIHVAVFLAAFMPDSTNTPSFIFDQFGASMAAEDDYWLDTEFKSSGDPKETLTTMFFGSRFLIKLYRLSSPQDYELAMTLRRPSSLFQNDLWRPETKLSKERYGSVRRVYVISDQDEAIPPHFQRWMIQNANVKEVFQLRNSDHMAMLCQPKQLSNYLLHIIH from the exons ATGGCTGCCTCAGGGATCAACCTTAAAAACATCAATCAACTCCAAACTCTTCGGGACTATTCTGAACCGTTGATTCAATTCATGTCATCTCTTCCTGATGATCAGAAAGTTGTTCTTGTTGGACATAGCTTGGGAGGAATGAATATAGCATTGGCTATGGAAATGTTCCCTCACAAGATTCATGTTGCTGTTTTTCTTGCTGCTTTTATGCCTGATTCTACGAACACTCCTTCCTTTATTTTTGATCag TTTGGTGCGAGTATGGCTGCAGAAGATGATTACTGGTTAGACACAGAATTCAAGAGCTCTGGAGATCCAAAAGAGACCCTCACAACAATGTTCTTCGGTTCCCGGTTTTTGATTAAACTCTACCGCCTTTCTTCTCCTCAG GATTATGAGCTTGCAATGACGTTGAGGAGGCCATCATCATTGTTCCAAAATGATTTATGGAGACCCGAGACCAAATTGTCCAAAGAAAGATACGGATCAGTGAGGCGTGTTTATGTGATATCCGACCAAGATGAAGCAATACCACCACATTTTCAACGGTGGATGATTCAGAATGCTAATGTTAAAGAGGTTTTCCAACTTAGAAATTCAGATCATATGGCCATGTTATGTCAGCCTAAACAGCTTTCTAACTATCTTCTTCACATTATCCattga
- the LOC130809087 gene encoding ribonuclease 1-like translates to MKSIYSILLVQFLFVVSSFAKDFDFFYFVQQWPGSYCDSKQSCCYPSTGKPEADFGIHGLWPNYNDGSYPSQCDPTRPFDQSQVSELLRRMQTEWPTLACPSGDGMKFWSHEWEKHGTCSSLDQHSYFQITLDLKNQVNLLQALATAGIEPNGQSYSLKSIKDGIKEGVGYTPYVECNVDTSGNSQLYQIYLCVDRSASTLIECPIFPHGKCGSEIEFPIF, encoded by the exons ATGAAATCCATTTACTCCATTTTGTTAGTGCAATTTTTGTTTGTAGTCTCTTCATTTGCCAAggattttgatttcttttactTTGTTCAACAG TGGCCAGGATCATATTGTGATAGCAAACAGAGTTGCTGCTATCCAAGCACAGGGAAACCAGAAGCAGATTTTGGAATTCATGGTCTCTGGCCAAATTACAATGATGGTAGTTACCCTTCTCAGTGTGATCCCACCCGTCCTTTCGACCAATCTCAG GTATCTGAACTGTTGAGGAGAATGCAAACAGAATGGCCAACGTTGGCTTGTCCAAGCGGCGACGGAATGAAATTTTGGTCGCATGAATGGGAGAAGCATGGGACTTGCTCGTCCCTTGACCAACACTCATACTTCCAAATCACTCTTGACCTCAAAAATCAAGTTAATCTTCTCCAAGCACTTGCTACTGCAG GTATTGAACCAAATGGGCAAAGTTACTCTCTAAAAAGCATCAAGGATGGCATAAAAGAAGGTGTTGGGTACACACCATATGTGGAGTGCAATGTTGATACATCTGGAAATAGTCAACTTTACCAAATTTATCTTTGTGTAGATCGTTCTGCATCCACTCTTATTGAGTGTCCTATTTTTCCTCATGGAAAATGTGGTTCTGAAATTGAATTTCCTATCTTTTAA
- the LOC130809088 gene encoding ribonuclease 1-like, giving the protein MGKVSTMMINVLVVLCLFGEAFSKTKKHHEEISTEFDFFYFVQQWPGAYCDAKGRKCCYPNSGKPATDFSIHGLWPNYKDGGYPSNCDTSNPFDPSQIEELEGRLESDWPSLACPSVGHKFWAHEWNKHGTCSLFSTQQQYFQAGLNLKDQTNLLQTLKDAGIEPNDEFYNVEDMKEAIKEKIGYYPWIECNRDSDGNSQLYQVYICVDTNGKDLIECPVLPRGNCASRVQFPKF; this is encoded by the exons ATGGGGAAAGTATCAACGATGATGATCAACGTTTTAGTGGTCTTATGTTTGTTTGGAGAAGCTTTCTCTAAGACCAAAAAACATCATGAAGAGATTAGTActgaatttgattttttctattttgttcaACAG TGGCCAGGAGCATATTGTGACGCAAAAGGAAGGAAATGTTGTTATCCAAATAGCGGAAAGCCAGCTACAGATTTCTCAATTCATGGGCTCTGGCCAAATTACAAAGATGGTGGTTACCCCTCCAATTGCGACACTTCCAACCCTTTCGATCCTTCtcag ATAGAAGAATTGGAGGGCAGGCTAGAAAGTGATTGGCCATCACTAGCATGCCCAAGTGTAGGACACAAGTTTTGGGCACATGAATGGAACAAACATGGAACTTGCTCATTATTTTCCACCCAACAACAGTATTTCCAAGCAGGACTAAACCTTAAAGACCAAACCAACCTCCTCCAAACCCTCAAAGATGCTGGAATCGAACCCAATGACGAGTTCTACAACGTGGAGGACATGAAGGAGGCCATCAAGGAGAAGATCGGATATTACCCATGGATCGAGTGTAATCGTGATTCAGACGGAAATAGTCAGCTTTATCAGGTGTATATATGTGTGGATACTAATGGCAAGGATCTTATTGAATGTCCTGTACTTCCTCGTGGTAATTGTGCCTCTAGAGTCCAATTCCCTAAATTTTAA